Proteins encoded in a region of the Dreissena polymorpha isolate Duluth1 chromosome 6, UMN_Dpol_1.0, whole genome shotgun sequence genome:
- the LOC127833707 gene encoding uncharacterized protein LOC127833707 — protein sequence MYDTKMTTSFPIIDMSKAYTERKKLAKKVVHGLENEGFLFIDNVANLDYDKLLHACKWFFNKPIEFKRTVMRKFWNPENSNIYRGYFPVTEEEPCRKEGFKFARDVKDVDVTAAEYNRFYEKSPWPKEDGEFPFKEVLQETYEILHSTALEILKLVAIGLDIEENIFEDMFSDKPCSTLRIMHYPPWEGKPPKNAIVEDGKVVVFPEHIDKNFMTLLTRFDYGGLEFKTKDGSWAEVDPRPKSLVMNIGDIFSRMMDGRLKARTHRVIDIGTDRYAVPFFFTPRYDADIGVNFMDPEHRVEQYGPWVIDVIKNREK from the coding sequence ATGTATGACACGAAAATGACGACATCATTTCCTATCATAGACATGTCAAAGGCTTACACAGAGCGCAAGAAACTCGCAAAGAAAGTAGTCCATGGTCTCGAAAACGAAggatttctatttatagacaacGTCGCGAATTTAGATTATGATAAGCTTTTACACGCATGCAAATGGTTTTTCAATAAGCCGATCGAATTCAAGCGAACAGTGATGCGAAAATTTTGGAACCCCGAAAATTCTAACATTTACCGAGGGTATTTTCCAGTCACAGAGGAAGAACCTTGCCGGAAGGAAGGTTTTAAATTCGCGCGCGATGTCAAAGATGTTGACGTAACTGCTGCTGAATATAACAGGTTCTATGAGAAGTCTCCTTGGCCAAAGGAAGATGGGGAATTCCCTTTTAAGGAAGTCCTTCAAGAAACTTATGAGATTCTACACAGCACAGCTTTAGAGATTCTAAAGCTAGTCGCCATCGGTTTGGATATAGAGGAAAACATCTTCGAAGACATGTTTTCGGACAAACCATGTTCTACATTAAGGATCATGCATTACCCGCCTTGGGAAGGGAAACCGCCGAAAAACGCGATTGTCGAAGATGGAAAAGTCGTCGTATTTCCGGAACACATCGACAAAAACTTCATGACGCTTCTCACTAGATTCGACTATGGCGGACTGGAGTTTAAGACCAAAGATGGTTCGTGGGCGGAAGTGGATCCAAGACCCAAAAGTCTCGTCATGAACATCGGAGACATCTTCTCCAGAATGATGGATGGAAGGCTAAAAGCGAGGACACACCGGGTTATCGACATCGGCACCGACCGTTACGCCGTTCCGTTCTTTTTTACGCCTCGTTACGACGCTGACATCGGGGTCAACTTTATGGACCCGGAACACCGGGTGGAGCAATACGGACCCTGGGTCATCGACGTCATTAAAAACCGGGAAAAGTAA